A section of the Lutra lutra chromosome 3, mLutLut1.2, whole genome shotgun sequence genome encodes:
- the LOC125095142 gene encoding 60S ribosomal protein L21-like, which translates to MTNTEGKRRGTRYMFSRPFRKHGVVPLATYMRIYKKGDIVDIKGMGTVQKGMPHKCYHGKTGRIYNVTQHAVGIVVNKQVKGKILAKRINVRIEHIKHSKSRDSFLKRVKENDQKKKEAKEKGTWVQLKRQPAPPREAHFVRTNGKEPELLEPIPYEFMA; encoded by the coding sequence ATGACcaacacagagggaaagaggagaggtacCCGGTACATGTTCTCTAGGCCTTTTAGAAAACATGGAGTTGTTCCTTTGGCCACATACATGCGAATCTACAAGAAAGGTGATATTGTGGACATCAAGGGAATGGGCACTGTTCAAAAGGGAATGCCCCACAAATGTTACCATGGCAAAACTGGAAGAATCTACAATGTTACTCAGCATGCTGTTGGTATTGTTGTAAACAAACAAGTTAAGGGCAAGATTCTTGCCAAGAGAATTAATGTCCGCATTGAGCATATTAAACATTCAAAGAGCCGAGATAGCTTCCTGAAGCGTGTaaaggaaaatgatcagaaaaagaaggaagccaaagagaaaggtaCTTGGGTTCAGCTGAAGCGTCAGCCTGCTCCACCCAGAGAAGCACATTTCGTGAGAACCAACGGAAAGGAGCCCGAACTGCTGGAACCCATTCCCTATGAATTCATggcatga